The proteins below are encoded in one region of Methanosarcina barkeri 3:
- a CDS encoding CxxC-x17-CxxC domain-containing protein has protein sequence MERKGSQSRDRGSSRERSYSREPQTMYKAKCSDCGKETEVPFKPDPDRPVYCRECYAKRKPKRY, from the coding sequence ATGGAAAGAAAAGGTTCCCAGAGTAGGGATCGGGGTTCCAGTAGAGAACGCAGCTATAGTAGAGAGCCACAAACGATGTACAAAGCAAAATGTTCAGATTGTGGCAAAGAAACGGAAGTGCCTTTTAAACCGGACCCTGACAGGCCTGTCTACTGCAGGGAGTGTTACGCAAAGCGCAAACCTAAAAGATACTAA
- a CDS encoding DUF2795 domain-containing protein, with translation MHTSPIEVQKALKDIDYPVKKQGLIEHAKSIKLVMR, from the coding sequence ATGCATACAAGCCCTATTGAAGTTCAGAAAGCTCTAAAGGACATAGATTATCCTGTAAAAAAACAGGGCCTTATTGAGCATGCTAAAAGCATAAAGCTAGTAATGAGGTAA
- a CDS encoding DUF2795 domain-containing protein → MRTSMADVEHALKGIDFPKNKNEIVSYAQQHNANNEIISDLQQLPDRTYKNAADVAQEFSGKRFEGESK, encoded by the coding sequence ATGAGAACAAGTATGGCTGACGTTGAACATGCACTGAAAGGTATTGATTTTCCTAAAAACAAGAATGAAATTGTTAGTTATGCTCAGCAACATAACGCTAATAATGAAATAATTTCTGACTTGCAGCAACTTCCAGATAGGACATATAAAAATGCTGCCGATGTTGCTCAGGAATTTAGTGGAAAGCGTTTTGAAGGAGAGTCAAAATAA
- a CDS encoding DUF2795 domain-containing protein has product MRTSMADVQHSLGGIDFPKNKNEIVKYAQEHGASDEIVSDLQQLPDRTYNNAADVAQEFSGKRFEGESK; this is encoded by the coding sequence ATGAGAACAAGTATGGCTGATGTTCAACATTCACTGGGTGGTATTGATTTTCCTAAAAACAAGAACGAAATTGTAAAGTATGCTCAGGAACATGGTGCAAGTGACGAAATAGTTTCGGACTTGCAGCAACTTCCAGACAGGACATATAACAACGCTGCCGATGTTGCTCAGGAATTTAGCGGAAAGCGTTTTGAAGGAGAGTCAAAATAA
- a CDS encoding DUF2795 domain-containing protein gives MQTSPIEVQKALKDINYPVKKKDLIEHAKKHNASNEVMQVLESLPDKEYTNAADVSKEFSGK, from the coding sequence ATGCAGACCAGTCCAATTGAAGTCCAAAAAGCTCTAAAGGACATAAATTATCCTGTAAAAAAGAAGGATCTTATTGAGCACGCTAAAAAGCACAATGCCAGTAACGAAGTAATGCAAGTACTAGAGAGTCTTCCAGACAAGGAATATACAAACGCTGCAGATGTTAGTAAGGAATTCTCTGGAAAGTAA